The genomic DNA CTGATTCTTGAGTGCTTCTTTCTCTCCGGTCAGACCTGTTAGTGCGATTGGTATCAGTTGACCTTCACACGTTTGGACCTGACGCCCTGACAGCGGTGCGGTTGATCGAGCATCAGGCCAGCGCTGACCAGGCAGCCGAGGTTCGACCGCAGCTGGTAGAGCAGGTACCTGCCCCTGTGCAGGGAACACCAGCACCTGGTGAGTgtctttactttactctatttgTCAGTCACACACGATCTCTCACACTGCTGACAGGAGGCGGGTCAAATCCTTTCCCCTTGATTATTGAActgtgaatgattttttttttcactttgttgtgAGTGAAACTATGTTCAGACCAGCTCAAGTATCCAGGATTGTTTagtattagttttattattcatatataaaAGGTCAGTTTTAGCATTTTCGAGGGTATTCCATGAATTTCGGAACTTATAACAATGTTCCACTGGAAATTTTAAGTATCTTGCATCATCACCAATGGATTGCTAACCTTCActaatatgaatatattttgaaaaaaatagaaatgttcatttaacatttataaaagaaaacaccTATTGTTTTGTATTCTGACTTCTCCTAAAGCTCAGGCAGCACAACTGAAGAGGTGTGTCTATGCAAATAAGGTATAAAAAGGCAATGTAAATAAGGCAACAGACTACAAGGCCACATGCAGCAATAAATCTAGTGTTTGCGTTTGACTCATTGTGTGTTTTGGACTAACAGAGGCTAAAAGTTGTTAAATCGTACACGTCAGGCCGAAGCCACCGTAAAAAGTCTGTAGTTAACAAATGTGGAATCACTGTCTGCTTTCAATATTTCACTTTCAACTGATAAACTCACCTGTTGCTTAGCCGATCGATATTCCAACATGGAGCCCTATGCTTTGTCAGGCAAGTTTGTCATTTTCGTTGCCCAGTCCTGGCTCATCTCGACTGCTAAATATTTACTTctataaatatttacatacataaTTTCATTGTGCAACTGTATAAGCCGGCAGTCGGCTGAATAAAAGATTGAATATTTGTACTGTAGTAGTTGTACAGCTCAATTATACACACATTTCTGACCAGTATTTGATGAAACAGTAtgagcatttaaaaaatactgtttgaaacaaataaaaccgATGAATCTTTAAAGTAACTAAAATGAGCAGTTATTTCTAGGCACTGAAGAAACGACCACCAAGACAATTCACAACCTGGTAGCTAATACACGACAGtgggttttctgtgtgtgtggacaggtTTCTCAAAGCAGCTCTCCACATGTCTCAGCACCCTGAAAAAACAGGTGACCCCTGGTGGGACCTAAACCTGCCTAATCTTGGAGGTGTCATTCCAGTGCAGTCAGTGTGCAAGGCTAACTATATATCAGTGTGCTGACATCTAGTGGACAGCTGGGGGAGCACCACAAATTTGAAACCTATTCAATCGATAGACAATGTTTTTCTTATGTGTTGCAGTGCTTTGTTTCACGATCATACAGAAGCCTTCAATGTTGCTCTTGTCTTTGCAGTAACAAGGGTCCCAGTACAATCCACTCAACCACCATCTGGAATTGTTGAACTAGATGGGGAGAAATTCACACTGCAGTGGTAAGATTCATTCTTACACGGGTATCTATTAAAGTAGAATACAGTTTGAATGgcatttttatttgtgagagattagatttcagatttttttttaacctctgcTCATGTTTCTCCAACAGGCTAAACGCACACTTCGAGACAAACTCTGAGGGCTCCGTGTCTCGGTCAGAAATGTACTCGGAGTACCTGGCCACGTGCAGTAAAATGGGACGAAGCAACATCTTGAACTCCACAGGCTTCCTCAAATGTCTGCGGTGagtctctttctcctcattcatGAAAGGGAGGGAAatggggttttgttttttttacacagttgTTTAAACTTGTGCATATTATGGAACAGGAAGTAATGAATGGCCCGAATAAACTAATGAGCCTGTGCCACATCATGGACACATAGTCACTGATCCCTAGAAACACATGTATTTATAGGAAATGCCCCTTTTACAATAAAGCACCTCTTCTACATTTCTCCCTGACAGTATGCTCTACCTTCTGGTTAGAACAGACAATTTGAGacctttattttcataatgtGAACTAAATTGTTGGAGCAGAGCCAGTCCATGTTCAGATCTGTTGCTGCGCCTTTAACATTTAAACTCAGGACTTTTCCCCTTTGTGATAATCTTCTTACTGCCTCCGCCACCACAGGACTGTGTTCCCCAACCACACGATGCGGCGGCAAGAGGAGTCCAAGTCCAACAGCCAGGTTCACATCCTCCTGGTAGGGCTAAGGCGAAGGTCAATCCCCCTGCCCATCCAGCTGTACTACCAGCagtctcagcagcagcatccggcagcagctcctccagcacctGGAGACCCTCAGGCCCCACCATCAGGTAGAACAAGTGGAACTAATCATGTTTGttatttcatttagttttctcCAAGTGATTATGTATTCACACTGGAAAGGAGCATTCTAGCTCGAAAGAAATGAATCAAAGTAATCGGGTTGTGTTCAGTCATCTAAGATGCtgactcctcttctctcctggctcagttttgaaatgttaaaCACACGATACATTTAGTTAATCGGACAGGGCCAAATGTCAGGAGCTGAATGCTATGGAGAGGAGAAAGCATTTGAGAAAAGTGTTACTGTGGAAGAAGGATGCTGGCAGTGTTACAGAGATAGAAGAGCTGGTACCATTGGGACCAAGATGGCTGAACTAATTACAAAGCCAAACATACTGAGAAAATGATCAAAGTGAAAGAAGTTACTTGGCGGAGCTTGCTAGGGAAATTGAAAGGCTTGAAGCGAAACTATTTCTCATATGGAACTGAACACAGGACATTTAGTAATGAAGTGTTTATTATGTTAGGAAATAATGGAGAAATGTTGgaattacttttaaaaagaaacaataaatatgatgaTTGAATACAGCATTTGTTTAATCATTGTTGCTAAATTTTGAGACTCGTATGAACCTCAGTCATTACagcttgaattgaattgagcAACGAAACAGGTTTGCTATTAATGAAGTCACTGGTGCTGTAGTAAATCATCAactacgttttttttttttttcagtttccaaAAATTTCATAGCCTGAAGCTTTTCGTTTCCTATGTTGTGTATGTATGATGTGTCACATATAAGGTAGTGTTAGTTATTGGCTTCTTCTGTAACTCACTTAATGAAGCTCTATTGACACATAATGTATTCCTTTACATCATAACAATACACACCAGCTTAACTATCAAGTCCGAAATAAGAATCTAAAATCACCAAATTCTAATGATGTTAAGactgttttaattaaatgaGGCAAACTTTGCCACCAGACTTgaacacttctctctctctgtgtaacCAGGCTTAACTCCGGGACACATTGTTGGACCACAGTTTGTCCGGGCCCTAGGACCCAGCCTCAGCACCGGTGGTGCCACCCCCTCCATAGCCTTGACCGCACAGGAACCTCCCCATTTAAGCCACCCGACTGTTTCTCGTCACCTGGTTTCCCCACAGGTGTCTCCGCAGTTGCCACCAAATCCTCTGGCAGCGGCGCAGCAGGTCCGACCTGGTCCAGTGATCCAGATTCCGATGTCGGTACCAGTCACTCAGAACCACAGCCCCCAGAGTCCTcagcaaacacagcaacacTCCCCCATGCTCCCCACAGGGACGCCAGTCACGTTATTTCAGCAGGTACCACAGGGCCATATCCTCACCGCCAGGGTACAAGGTGTGTGCCCCCCAATCGCCCAGCCACAAACCCCTCCCCTTTGTGGGCCTCAGGGTGGAGCTCCCCACGTGGAGCCTGCATCGgcaccctcctcttccattcAGGTGGGGGGTGGACAGGCGCCACGTTTCGCATTTCAGAATATCGCCCCCAAACCAGCGCCAAACCAGTCAGGTGGACTTGCATCCACGATAGCCACTCCCAAccagcagcctcagcagcaggCGCAGAGTGTAGTAATAGTCAGCCCCAACCCCCAACAGAGCCCTGCCTACACCCCCGCCATACACCAGATTGTTCTTGCCAACCCCTCCGCCATTCCCGTTGCCCAGACTATCCAGATAGCAGGGCAGCCTGGAGCATCTTCCAGCCCCTGCCCATCTATTTCCTCTCACTCCAGTACCCAGGTCCAGTCAAATCAAACTGTCAGCCACGCACTGTCCATGAAACGGCATCAACAACAGCCACCGCTCCAAATTAGTTCCCAAACTCCCCCCTCTCAACCTACCTCCACTGAGTCCAGCTTgatcaaacagctgctgcttccAAAGCGAGGGCCTTCTACGCCGGGAGGAAAGCTCATCCTACCCGCTCCGCAGGTGCCCCCTCCCAACAGCACGATAGCCTCAAGTCCACAGGTCATCTACCAGGCAGGCTACAGCACCCAGAATCCCTCTCCTCAGCCTCAGCAGCTTAATGTCCAGCTGGTTCCTGGCCAGCTCCCCGCTGCAGGAGCTCCAGCCCTCCAGACGGTCCAGCTCTTGCCAGGCCAGCTAATTTCAACAAGTAGCCCAGGGGCGGCTACAATCATCCAGGGCCCCACTGCAGCTggacaagtcacattcaccgtGGTCCCCAACACTGGCTTCaccacctctgctgctgttgctgctgtaagCCAGGGGGCTGTGGCTCCCGTTGTTTCCCCTCCTCCATTCTCCACTGGAACTGTGCCCCACCACACCCCAGCAGCTCCCCCGACACCGCCGCCACTGCCAGCTCCCCTCAGAGGAGATAAGATTATTTGtcaaaaggaggaggaggccaaggATGCCACGGGGCTTCACATTCACGAAAGGAAGATAGAGGTGATGGAGAACTCATCTTTGGCAGAAGGAGACTCTTCCAATGGCAAAACAAGTAACGGCGATGTTGCGGCAGGCGGGAAGCTGCTTAATGGTCGGAAGTGCATGGAGTCTAATCTACCTCCATACCACTCAGGGAACAGCCAGGGGTCGCTCAATGGCCCGGCAGTGGAGAGTCACCCTGCGAATGGGAAGCAGGCCCTCTCCCCCGGCCCGAACAACCCTCTGGAAGGCAACACCGACCCCAAAAAGACTCTCGTCAACGGAGTGTGTGACTTTGATCGGGTTGACAGTGCTGGCaacttaaacaaaaacattccaAATCACATCGCTTCCAAACAGTACTTGGGAAACGGGGAGGTGGGCCCCTCTCAAAAGAGCCACGGCTCTGACCCTCCTCTCCCAAGTCCTCCTCCCCCCCAGCAGGACACTGCCAAAGCCCAGCAGGCTGAGCGCCTTGCTAATGGACCCCAGGCAGTAGGCAATAGGCTTCCCTCGGAATTAACCAATGGACCTTTGGTGCTCGGCCACTCTGTGCTAAGACAGCAACTGCACCCcaactcctccctcccccccactGTTACTGTTACCTCCCAGAGTCTTGTTGCCTCTCCCTCAAATGGAGTGGCCTCTGAGGCTCGAGGCCTCAAGAGGCCAGCCGAGAACGAGGACCGCAGCACAGCGGCAGCATCCTCGGGGATCCCCAATAAAGTGGGAGTGCGGATCATCACCATCAGTGACCCCAACAACGCCGGCAGCAGTGCCACCATGGTGGCGGTGCCAGCAGGAACAGACCCAAGCACAGTAGCCAAAGTAGCAATAGAGAACGCCACTCAGCAGAGGAACTGCTCAGCGACGGAGGCAGCTGGCTCAACGGTGAGTCCCTGCAGGGTAGAGTGACCTGATGACAGACATGCAGTACACAGTATGTGACCGATCTGTCACTGACACACTAGGGGGGAGTATTACTAAGCCGTGTATGTTTCCCGTGAATATTCaaatttttcacttttcaggTTTAAGGTTTCCTGTGGCATTTTAtattaaactgttttatttacattcaatGCTATCACCAAAACACACGTGCCCTTTACATCCTCACAGACATTTTGCACAACATATgttcagcatttttatttttttattccaataAGCAAGTGTCGGTGGATTTTAACAACTCTTTCTGGTTTCtgtgattttatatatttcacacATAACTCTAAAATGCTGAATGCTAAATGTCTCATTAATTGGACCCATTTATCTTGATACTGTATTTTATGATCTTGATCTGTGGTATTGGTGGACATGCAGCCATAATTTGACTCTGCCAGAACACAGGATGTTGCTCTACACTGCCACTGGTGGTCAGAAACTGAGAAACACTGTACTTCTGGATTAGGTTGCATaacaaaacattattattgCTTAAATTAgtgtaaatttaaattaatgcACTAACTGAATTTCCACTGCAGGATTTTTTTCCAGGAACTGGAACCTATGGTGTTGTCATCATAGGGACCAGGGTCACGAAAAAAAAAGCCCCCTAAAAAAGTCCCTGCTTTGTTGTAGAACTTTGTTGCCGTAGCTTCAAAGCTGTAACGATCTTCACTGTGTTATAAATTAGTGGTATATTCTACAACACTATTACTATATGTCATGACATGGCTGTATGGAAATTATAAAGCTGATCGCCTGTGTTGTGAATATACATCTGCATGTAAACCTGTTCCACAGAGTTCTTTTACATAACAGAGCTTTTGTTAGAAGGAAAGACGTGACTCGTTGGTGTTGCTCTGGGAAATAGTTTGCTATTTTCTGCTCAACTGAACGAAATCGTCTGTTGAATGTTAAGAATCTCATTTTATTCCTGTGACTGTTGATACATCTGCAGTCTGGGTGATAAGCTTCAAAATCAATCACACATCTGTGAAAAAGCACAACTCAAACAGCCGAGTGAAAACAAATCTCAGGAATTAAacccaacagcagcagcagcagatataTAAGTGTTGTGGCCTGAAGGTCGGGGGCGTGATGAGCTGATGTTTGGAGGTTAAGAAGGTGAGACCAGTTAAGACCATGTGGCTCTCTCCGATACCCACCTCCTATAGTGACGTTACTGGGAGAACAACTTCTGTCAAAAGACAGTCAGAGGTTACATCTCAGTCAACAAGACCTGTCTGGTTTCATGTTCttatcattaaaataataaatactacTGTGGCCAAGATACATAATTCCACATAGTTTAGGTGGAGCTCAGTGTACGCTCCGTTTTTTAGTTGCAACTGTTATTTAATC from Paralichthys olivaceus isolate ysfri-2021 chromosome 23, ASM2471397v2, whole genome shotgun sequence includes the following:
- the arid2 gene encoding AT-rich interactive domain-containing protein 2; the encoded protein is MANSTGKNLLDQRRKGQAFLDELRQFHQSRGSPFKKIPIVGGKELDLNALYVRVVSLGGFAKVSDKNQWIELGEEFNFPRSCSNAAFALKQYYLRYLEKYEKVHHFGEDDEEAQPGNPKNFLPIGAIPNSYNYQQHVVSDYLRQSYGLSTDFVPPCDYNKLVLSLLSGLPNEVDFAVNVCTLLSNESKHSMQLDKDPKLVTLLLAHAGVFDDSLGSFSGVFGTDWKEKTSRDFVRFWKEVVEDTEVRELIWDKSSPPQDGTSCVGRWQSLFHPPRHPGISDMEAQRVLQIAVILRNLSFEEANVKLLAANRTCLRFLLLCAHCNLISLRQLGLDTLGNVAAELQLDPVDFRTTHLIFHTITKCLMSRDRFLKMRAMEILGNLSKAEDNGVLICEYVDQDSYREVMMLLTLPDLMLLMASLEVLYLLAQLGEIPCSKIACVDHSIDLLVRLVSVDLHTFGPDALTAVRLIEHQASADQAAEVRPQLVEQVPAPVQGTPAPVTRVPVQSTQPPSGIVELDGEKFTLQWLNAHFETNSEGSVSRSEMYSEYLATCSKMGRSNILNSTGFLKCLRTVFPNHTMRRQEESKSNSQVHILLVGLRRRSIPLPIQLYYQQSQQQHPAAAPPAPGDPQAPPSGLTPGHIVGPQFVRALGPSLSTGGATPSIALTAQEPPHLSHPTVSRHLVSPQVSPQLPPNPLAAAQQVRPGPVIQIPMSVPVTQNHSPQSPQQTQQHSPMLPTGTPVTLFQQVPQGHILTARVQGVCPPIAQPQTPPLCGPQGGAPHVEPASAPSSSIQVGGGQAPRFAFQNIAPKPAPNQSGGLASTIATPNQQPQQQAQSVVIVSPNPQQSPAYTPAIHQIVLANPSAIPVAQTIQIAGQPGASSSPCPSISSHSSTQVQSNQTVSHALSMKRHQQQPPLQISSQTPPSQPTSTESSLIKQLLLPKRGPSTPGGKLILPAPQVPPPNSTIASSPQVIYQAGYSTQNPSPQPQQLNVQLVPGQLPAAGAPALQTVQLLPGQLISTSSPGAATIIQGPTAAGQVTFTVVPNTGFTTSAAVAAVSQGAVAPVVSPPPFSTGTVPHHTPAAPPTPPPLPAPLRGDKIICQKEEEAKDATGLHIHERKIEVMENSSLAEGDSSNGKTSNGDVAAGGKLLNGRKCMESNLPPYHSGNSQGSLNGPAVESHPANGKQALSPGPNNPLEGNTDPKKTLVNGVCDFDRVDSAGNLNKNIPNHIASKQYLGNGEVGPSQKSHGSDPPLPSPPPPQQDTAKAQQAERLANGPQAVGNRLPSELTNGPLVLGHSVLRQQLHPNSSLPPTVTVTSQSLVASPSNGVASEARGLKRPAENEDRSTAAASSGIPNKVGVRIITISDPNNAGSSATMVAVPAGTDPSTVAKVAIENATQQRNCSATEAAGSTLTVTPSPPPVSQPTPAGNHNPHLPAQQTSAAPPEQSRKPGQNFKCLWQSCKRWFETPSQVFYHAAMQHGGKDVYGGQCLWEGCEPFPRQRLSFVTHLQDKHCSREALLAGLKLEEQQAQSPNQTSSQTPPVAGSPPAQRAPKAIVNHPSAALMALRRGSRNLVFRDFTDEKEGPVTKHIRLTAALTLKNIAKHSDCGRMLVKRHETHLSVLALSNMEVSTTLAKCLYELTRSLQA